The Enterobacter asburiae genome window below encodes:
- a CDS encoding YchJ family protein, whose product MSQLCPCGSALEYSLCCQRYLSGDQVAPDPSHLMRSRYTAFVIKDADYLIKTWHPSCHADEFRQDIEAGFANTQWLGLTVYESSTGSHVDEGYVSFVARFSDNNKPGAIIERSRFLKESGQWYYIDGTRPQFGRNDPCPCGSGKKFKKCCGQ is encoded by the coding sequence GTGTCTCAACTCTGCCCTTGTGGTAGCGCTCTGGAGTATAGCCTATGTTGCCAGCGATATCTGTCTGGCGATCAGGTTGCACCAGACCCGTCACACCTCATGCGTTCACGTTACACTGCTTTTGTGATCAAAGACGCAGACTACCTGATTAAAACCTGGCATCCCTCCTGCCACGCTGATGAATTCAGACAGGACATCGAAGCCGGCTTCGCGAACACGCAGTGGCTCGGCCTTACCGTCTATGAATCCTCAACGGGCAGCCATGTTGATGAAGGTTACGTCAGCTTCGTCGCCCGCTTTAGCGATAATAATAAACCTGGAGCCATTATCGAGCGTTCCCGGTTCTTAAAGGAAAGCGGGCAGTGGTATTATATTGACGGAACGCGCCCACAGTTTGGTCGTAACGATCCCTGCCCGTGTGGTTCAGGTAAAAAATTTAAAAAGTGTTGCGGGCAGTAA